The following proteins come from a genomic window of Bactrocera tryoni isolate S06 chromosome 1, CSIRO_BtryS06_freeze2, whole genome shotgun sequence:
- the LOC120778745 gene encoding cytochrome c oxidase assembly protein COX20, mitochondrial, which yields MDDPRLMIDEEPIRRELKVFGRDVSQIPCFRNSYLYGIGGGVAVGIATFLGTSRTRLSTHVGFGTFFTSTLGYWLVCRYQWSKKRFEYQQLKEAMRKQGLYEGTDLERQLLEEA from the exons atgGATGACCCGAGACTAATGATTGACGAGGAACCAATCAGAAGA GAGCTGAAAGTATTTGGACGTGATGTTTCACAAATACCCTGCTTTCGTAATAGTTATCTATACGGGATTGGTGGTGGTGTAGCGGTAGGCATTGCTACTTTCCTGGGCACTTCGCGTACTCGGCTGTCGACACATGTAGGTTTTGGCACATTTTTTACCAGCACACTTGGCTATTGGCTGGTTTGCAG GTATCAATGGTCTAAAAAACGTTTTGAGTATCAACAGTTAAAGGAAGCTATGCGTAAACAGGGTCTATACGAGGGCACCGACCTCGAACGACAGTTACTGGAAGAGGCATAA